From Deinococcus apachensis DSM 19763, one genomic window encodes:
- a CDS encoding MFS transporter produces MTHTPTLPPARIQRTMRLSTLEGSITQLFINWTTGSVLTGYLLHLGAGPKELALVAAVPMLAQVVSPFAALLAARFGSRKTLSALFAALGRGLWILAALLPLLNLPHAWATPVLVALVAVSAVFQAACGSLWSAFMGDVVPDRERGRYFGMRTGVAGVVGMLGNLAAGVVLDRLAAPLNFQVVLGVGVLCALIGAALVLLHDEPPIPRQRVDLRATFTAPWRDRNFRRFLAFSTHWHFSVMLAGPFVFAYFLGQLHLSFTQIAVWSAIASSCALVTSWWWGRVADHVGNKPVLRFGTILAGVGLPGSWILAGLSGRVEFIWLSAVLDAVAWGAIGPALFNLALGSAPREGRTAFFAMFSLVSGLAGCVGGLIAGPLLSGFLAHPLTTSLFTWTGYHTLFALSGVARANSWLLLRRVREPGEARLREGVRAVRVRGRTPVNAGD; encoded by the coding sequence ATGACCCACACCCCCACCCTTCCCCCTGCTCGCATCCAGCGGACCATGCGCCTCTCCACGTTGGAAGGCTCCATCACGCAGCTGTTCATCAACTGGACGACCGGCTCCGTCCTGACCGGGTACCTGCTGCACCTGGGGGCGGGCCCGAAAGAGCTCGCCCTGGTGGCCGCCGTGCCCATGCTCGCCCAGGTCGTCAGCCCCTTCGCCGCGCTCCTCGCCGCGCGCTTCGGTTCCCGCAAAACGCTCAGTGCCCTGTTCGCCGCCCTCGGCCGTGGGCTGTGGATCCTCGCCGCCCTCTTGCCGCTGCTGAACCTGCCCCACGCCTGGGCCACGCCCGTTCTCGTCGCGCTCGTCGCAGTCTCCGCCGTGTTCCAGGCGGCCTGCGGGAGCCTGTGGAGCGCCTTCATGGGCGATGTGGTGCCCGACCGGGAACGTGGGCGCTACTTCGGGATGCGCACCGGGGTGGCCGGGGTGGTTGGCATGCTCGGTAACCTCGCGGCGGGCGTGGTCCTCGACCGCCTCGCCGCCCCCCTGAACTTTCAGGTGGTGCTCGGCGTGGGCGTGCTGTGCGCACTGATCGGCGCGGCCCTGGTCCTCCTGCACGACGAACCCCCCATCCCGCGGCAGCGCGTGGACCTGCGCGCGACCTTCACCGCTCCCTGGCGGGACCGCAACTTCCGCAGGTTCCTCGCCTTCTCGACCCACTGGCACTTCTCGGTCATGCTGGCGGGCCCGTTCGTGTTCGCGTACTTCCTCGGGCAACTCCACCTGTCCTTCACGCAGATCGCGGTCTGGTCGGCCATCGCGTCCTCCTGCGCGCTGGTCACGAGCTGGTGGTGGGGCCGGGTGGCCGACCACGTCGGGAACAAACCGGTGCTGCGGTTCGGGACCATCCTGGCCGGTGTCGGCCTGCCCGGGAGCTGGATTCTGGCCGGGCTGAGCGGAAGGGTCGAGTTCATCTGGCTCAGCGCAGTGCTGGATGCCGTCGCGTGGGGGGCCATCGGACCGGCCCTGTTCAACCTGGCGTTGGGCAGCGCTCCCAGGGAGGGCCGCACCGCCTTCTTCGCCATGTTCAGCCTGGTGAGCGGTTTGGCGGGCTGCGTGGGCGGGTTGATCGCGGGTCCGCTCCTGAGCGGGTTCCTGGCGCACCCGCTGACCACCTCCCTGTTCACCTGGACCGGGTACCACACGTTGTTCGCCCTGTCGGGGGTGGCGCGCGCGAACAGCTGGCTGCTGCTGCGCCGGGTGAGGGAGCCGGGTGAGGCACGGCTGCGCGAGGGCGTGCGGGCCGTTCGGGTGCGCGGCCGCACCCCAGTCAACGCTGGTGACTGA
- the menC gene encoding o-succinylbenzoate synthase, whose protein sequence is MLLERAELRVVSLPLLKPFRTSFGEVRDKTFILLRLFGEGLEGVAEGVMDAQPQYREETISGALALLRETILPAVLGRRWNNPEELMRHLSSLRGNRMTLATLEMAFWDLWARGLGLPLSTLLGGVRSEVPVGVSLGIQKSVEATVESALQHAEQGYRRIKLKIQPGWDVEVVRAVKEALPGLPVTVDANAAYSLADLNTLRALDELGLDYMEQPLAWDDLRDHAKLQALMRTPLCLDECISTAQDARKALETGACRLINIKVGRVGGHLEARRVHDVTAAFSAPVWCGGMLESGVGRAHNIHLATLENFTKPGDTSSSSRYWARDLIHEHLETRGGLMPVPQGPGIGVTLDLPFLDSVTRQTEEIGPVTRPVAGSPA, encoded by the coding sequence GTGCTCCTTGAACGTGCCGAACTCCGCGTCGTCTCACTCCCTCTGCTCAAACCCTTCCGGACCTCCTTCGGCGAGGTGAGGGATAAGACCTTTATCCTGCTGCGGCTGTTCGGCGAAGGATTGGAGGGGGTTGCCGAAGGGGTCATGGACGCCCAGCCGCAGTACCGTGAGGAAACTATCAGTGGCGCACTGGCGCTGCTGCGGGAGACCATCCTACCCGCAGTGCTAGGAAGGCGCTGGAACAACCCCGAGGAGCTCATGCGTCACCTCTCCAGTTTGCGTGGCAACCGCATGACCCTCGCCACTTTGGAGATGGCCTTCTGGGACCTGTGGGCCCGGGGGCTGGGCCTGCCACTCTCCACCCTGCTGGGTGGCGTGCGCAGCGAGGTGCCGGTGGGCGTTTCGCTGGGCATCCAGAAGTCGGTGGAGGCCACGGTGGAGAGTGCCCTTCAGCACGCCGAACAGGGCTACCGGCGCATCAAACTCAAGATTCAGCCCGGTTGGGACGTGGAGGTGGTGCGGGCCGTTAAGGAGGCGCTCCCGGGCCTGCCCGTGACGGTGGACGCCAACGCCGCCTACTCCCTGGCCGACCTGAACACCTTGCGTGCGCTGGACGAGCTGGGCCTGGACTACATGGAGCAGCCGCTAGCGTGGGACGACCTGCGTGACCACGCCAAGCTCCAGGCTCTCATGCGCACACCCCTGTGTCTGGACGAGTGCATCTCCACCGCCCAGGACGCCCGCAAGGCGCTCGAGACCGGGGCGTGCCGCCTCATCAACATCAAGGTCGGTCGGGTGGGCGGCCATCTGGAAGCGCGGCGAGTCCACGACGTAACGGCCGCCTTCAGTGCTCCGGTGTGGTGCGGCGGCATGCTGGAGAGCGGCGTCGGACGGGCGCACAACATCCACCTCGCCACCCTGGAGAACTTCACCAAGCCCGGCGACACCAGCTCCTCCTCGCGCTACTGGGCACGCGACCTCATCCACGAGCATCTGGAAACGCGTGGAGGGCTGATGCCCGTGCCCCAGGGTCCAGGTATCGGTGTGACCCTGGACCTGCCCTTCCTGGACAGCGTCACTCGGCAAACCGAGGAGATCGGCCCGGTCACCCGGCCGGTCGCCGGGAGCCCCGCGTGA
- a CDS encoding chemotaxis protein CheB: protein MSPAPIVVIGGSAGALDPLRGLASNLPRDFPAPVLVVIHVSPDYPSHLPDILGRCGPLPARHARHGERLRPGRIYVAPPDHHLLVGKDHVRLSRGPKENRSRPSIDVLFRSAAYTHRAGVIGVLLSGMLDDGTSGLWTVKQLGGRAIVQHPEDALYSDMPLSALRAVHVDSMVPAPNLAPTVQRLLQDPTSPEEDPRMSDDEWRRLELEVGIASEDNAFESGLLTHGSPSTFTCPECHGVLIRLREGNVLRFRCHTGHAYTAGSLQGELRASVEASLWNAVRTLDEDAMLLDHLAKHHEEAGQPERADAYRQEAREAKEHARRVRQDALRTGQIGQDHLLNPGHGEREEW, encoded by the coding sequence ATGTCCCCTGCTCCTATCGTTGTGATCGGCGGGTCCGCCGGAGCGCTCGACCCCCTGCGCGGGCTTGCCTCGAACCTCCCGCGCGACTTCCCCGCCCCCGTCCTCGTCGTGATCCACGTCTCCCCGGACTACCCCAGCCACCTGCCCGACATCCTGGGCCGCTGCGGCCCGCTGCCCGCCCGGCACGCCCGGCACGGCGAGCGCCTGCGGCCCGGCCGCATCTACGTCGCGCCGCCCGACCACCACCTGCTGGTCGGGAAGGACCACGTCCGGCTGTCCCGCGGGCCGAAGGAGAACCGTTCACGGCCCTCCATCGACGTGCTGTTCCGCTCCGCCGCCTACACCCACCGCGCGGGAGTGATCGGGGTGCTCCTGAGCGGCATGCTCGACGACGGCACCTCCGGCCTGTGGACGGTCAAACAACTCGGCGGCCGCGCCATCGTGCAGCACCCCGAGGACGCGCTGTACAGCGACATGCCCCTGAGCGCACTGCGGGCCGTCCACGTGGACTCCATGGTCCCCGCGCCGAACCTCGCCCCGACAGTGCAGCGCCTGCTGCAAGACCCCACGTCCCCCGAGGAGGACCCCCGGATGAGTGACGACGAATGGCGGCGACTCGAACTGGAGGTCGGGATCGCCAGCGAGGACAACGCGTTCGAATCCGGCCTGCTCACCCACGGCTCACCCTCCACGTTCACCTGCCCGGAGTGCCACGGCGTGCTAATCCGCCTCCGGGAAGGCAACGTGCTGCGCTTCCGCTGCCACACCGGGCACGCCTACACCGCCGGGAGCCTTCAGGGCGAACTGCGGGCGTCGGTCGAGGCGAGCCTATGGAACGCGGTGCGCACCCTGGACGAGGACGCGATGCTGCTCGACCACCTCGCCAAGCACCACGAGGAGGCGGGCCAGCCGGAGCGGGCGGACGCGTACCGGCAGGAAGCCCGCGAGGCGAAGGAGCACGCGCGCCGTGTCCGGCAGGACGCCCTGCGGACCGGGCAGATCGGGCAGGACCACCTGCTCAACCCGGGGCACGGGGAGCGCGAGGAATGGTGA
- a CDS encoding site-specific integrase, with the protein MGATPRPERAGTLAGIAQRAGVTCTLHQLRHSHATELVNGGVSLATLRKRLGHQHLQTTLRYAEVSDQTADTEVRRWRRQQSGLSSRRRGGKRTGSDVQDWDVVPVGQGACPWGGPLMPPPLVCALAERS; encoded by the coding sequence GTGGGGGCCACTCCGCGACCAGAGCGTGCAGGAACGCTGGCAGGGATTGCTCAGCGTGCCGGGGTCACCTGCACGCTGCATCAGCTTCGCCACAGCCACGCAACGGAACTGGTCAACGGGGGCGTCAGCCTGGCAACCCTTCGGAAACGGCTCGGGCACCAGCATCTTCAGACAACCCTGCGGTACGCCGAGGTGAGTGATCAAACAGCGGATACAGAGGTGCGGCGCTGGCGGCGTCAGCAGTCAGGCCTGTCCAGCAGGAGACGGGGTGGGAAGCGGACAGGCTCTGACGTCCAGGACTGGGATGTTGTGCCTGTGGGGCAGGGTGCGTGCCCATGGGGAGGCCCCCTCATGCCTCCTCCGCTCGTGTGTGCCCTGGCTGAACGTTCGTGA
- a CDS encoding prolyl oligopeptidase family serine peptidase, producing MPVHLPRRVRTLLSGLTLLTPPGAFASPPAAPTSCREVAYLSNAPARVDARADLCVPDVHHDVAVLLVRGGGGTQGRRADLTAWQARLNREGYVTLNVDYALAAPTDPGPVFPRPERDVKAAVQYLRVNARTLGVDPARIVLFGTSAGARLGGVLLTTADDPAFAGEGRYVGVSDHLDGFIGLYGGYTGALAAQDAARYYGGQPGSADPGVRRAYELGDATLNAARATGPSLLVHGQADTTAPPRQSQRFQVALDAAGKDVQLLLVPGAGHGFDRERTRARPLSASGEVVARMVLAWLAQHFPTPTAWQRRTNPRPRLRVHRGHQHPHGGIQGRAGQQDQPRHRHRDLLEAGKPQQVTQAVVLLMEPWAVHDWERTFKGELKMSLLELKYDGGGRRYHLNGRRVYCGTILELYIGCGWVPVTFGMDGYQRPVAHVFSGNEALTLPLPDEVALWWLDKEAPLDPQDPEMQRRFSELVALAARPSHQAMEEREALTCTAWAWIVQQEEACSRRG from the coding sequence GTGCCCGTCCATCTCCCCCGCCGCGTCCGGACGCTCCTGTCCGGGCTGACCCTGCTCACCCCGCCCGGTGCCTTCGCGAGTCCACCGGCCGCCCCCACCTCCTGCCGGGAAGTGGCGTACCTCTCGAACGCACCCGCCCGGGTGGACGCCCGCGCGGACCTGTGCGTGCCGGACGTCCACCACGACGTCGCCGTCCTCCTCGTACGCGGCGGGGGCGGCACGCAGGGCCGCCGCGCGGACCTCACGGCATGGCAGGCGCGCCTGAACCGCGAGGGGTACGTCACCCTGAACGTCGACTACGCCCTCGCCGCCCCCACGGACCCTGGCCCGGTGTTCCCACGCCCGGAGCGGGACGTCAAGGCGGCCGTGCAGTACCTGCGCGTGAACGCCCGCACCCTCGGGGTGGACCCCGCGCGGATCGTGCTGTTCGGCACGTCCGCAGGCGCGCGGCTCGGCGGGGTCCTCCTCACCACCGCGGACGACCCGGCCTTCGCGGGCGAAGGGCGGTACGTGGGCGTCAGCGACCACCTTGACGGCTTCATCGGGTTGTACGGGGGGTACACGGGCGCGCTCGCCGCGCAGGACGCCGCGCGGTACTACGGCGGCCAGCCAGGCAGCGCGGACCCTGGGGTGCGGCGCGCGTATGAACTCGGGGACGCGACGTTGAACGCGGCGCGCGCGACGGGGCCGAGCCTGTTGGTGCACGGGCAGGCGGACACCACCGCGCCACCCCGCCAGTCGCAGCGGTTCCAGGTGGCGCTGGACGCGGCGGGAAAGGACGTGCAGCTCCTACTGGTGCCGGGCGCGGGGCACGGGTTCGACCGGGAGCGGACGCGGGCACGGCCCCTGTCCGCGTCGGGCGAGGTGGTCGCTCGGATGGTGCTGGCGTGGTTGGCGCAGCACTTCCCCACGCCGACGGCTTGGCAACGGCGGACGAACCCTAGACCCCGGCTGCGTGTCCACCGAGGCCACCAGCACCCGCACGGGGGGATACAGGGGCGTGCGGGACAGCAGGATCAGCCACGGCATCGTCACCGCGATCTGCTGGAAGCGGGGAAGCCTCAGCAGGTCACCCAGGCGGTCGTGCTGCTGATGGAACCCTGGGCCGTCCATGACTGGGAAAGAACATTCAAAGGAGAACTTAAGATGAGCCTTCTGGAATTGAAATACGACGGCGGGGGACGCCGCTACCACCTGAACGGCCGCCGGGTGTACTGCGGCACGATCCTCGAGCTGTACATCGGCTGCGGCTGGGTACCAGTCACGTTCGGCATGGACGGCTACCAGCGGCCGGTTGCCCACGTCTTCTCCGGGAACGAGGCCCTGACCCTGCCCCTGCCGGACGAGGTGGCGCTGTGGTGGCTCGACAAGGAGGCCCCGCTGGACCCCCAGGACCCGGAAATGCAACGCCGCTTCAGCGAGCTGGTGGCCCTGGCGGCGCGACCCAGCCATCAGGCCATGGAGGAACGCGAGGCGCTGACCTGCACGGCCTGGGCGTGGATCGTGCAGCAGGAAGAGGCCTGCTCCCGAAGGGGGTAA
- a CDS encoding sensor histidine kinase: MSDTSDERAAQNLREAAERQLEDRTRPALPLPETPEVLRHELSVHQIELELQNEELTQTVLRLQQAHEKYVGLYDFAPVGYFTLDAGGEIREANLRAGRLLGVERPRLLGRRFAQYTAPESRSTLAALLPRLLASEDGLVAELRLQRVDGRSFPVRLEGQAYSPGGSLIAVTDITTEKAAQEELLRLNETLEARVAERLTKIRELSDELKTVALAVSEDLLAPLHQVAALVNLLHRDRSAAPDPLVKHADSVSRAVDRMEELTRALLEYTRASQTRVRLTPLDLNRVFAEVEKDLRPRMEGRAVQLTSSTLPTVLADSGTMQLVFLKLLENALKFTSTRETARIHVGAAETESEFILRFEDNGVGFNNRHKDRLFGVFKRLHPESAYPGTGIGLAIVRRACTRFGGRVWADGRLGEGATFFVAWPKQPTLLE, translated from the coding sequence ATGAGTGACACGAGTGATGAACGAGCCGCCCAGAACCTGCGCGAGGCTGCCGAGCGGCAACTGGAGGACAGGACCCGTCCGGCCCTTCCCCTGCCCGAGACCCCGGAAGTCCTCCGGCACGAGCTATCGGTGCACCAGATCGAGCTGGAGCTTCAGAACGAGGAGCTGACGCAGACCGTCCTGCGGTTGCAGCAGGCGCACGAGAAGTACGTCGGGCTGTACGACTTCGCCCCGGTCGGGTACTTCACCCTGGACGCGGGCGGCGAGATTCGGGAGGCGAACCTGCGCGCGGGCCGCCTGCTGGGGGTGGAGCGGCCCCGGCTGCTGGGACGCCGTTTCGCGCAGTACACGGCGCCCGAGTCCCGCTCGACCCTTGCGGCGCTGCTGCCCCGCCTGCTGGCCAGCGAGGACGGGCTGGTGGCCGAACTGCGGCTGCAACGGGTGGATGGCCGCAGCTTCCCGGTGCGGCTGGAGGGCCAAGCGTACTCGCCGGGAGGGAGCCTGATCGCGGTGACGGACATCACCACCGAGAAGGCGGCTCAGGAGGAACTGCTGCGGCTGAACGAGACGCTGGAGGCGCGGGTCGCGGAACGTCTCACAAAGATTCGTGAACTGAGCGACGAACTCAAGACGGTCGCGCTGGCCGTCTCGGAGGACCTGCTGGCGCCGCTGCACCAGGTCGCGGCGTTGGTGAACTTGCTGCACCGCGACCGCTCCGCGGCGCCCGACCCCCTGGTCAAGCACGCCGATTCCGTGTCCCGTGCGGTGGACCGCATGGAGGAGCTCACGCGGGCGCTGCTGGAGTACACCCGGGCCAGCCAGACGCGCGTTCGGCTCACGCCGCTCGACCTGAACCGCGTGTTTGCCGAGGTTGAGAAGGACCTGCGGCCCCGGATGGAGGGCCGCGCCGTGCAGCTCACCAGCAGCACCCTGCCGACCGTGCTGGCGGACAGCGGCACGATGCAACTGGTGTTCCTCAAGCTGCTGGAGAACGCCCTGAAGTTCACGTCGACCCGGGAGACGGCGCGGATTCACGTGGGTGCCGCGGAGACCGAGTCCGAGTTCATCCTGCGTTTCGAGGACAACGGCGTGGGCTTCAACAACCGTCACAAGGACCGGCTGTTCGGGGTGTTCAAACGCCTGCACCCGGAGTCTGCCTATCCGGGCACGGGCATCGGGCTCGCCATCGTCCGCCGGGCCTGCACCCGGTTCGGGGGGCGCGTGTGGGCGGACGGCCGCCTGGGCGAGGGCGCGACCTTCTTCGTGGCGTGGCCGAAGCAGCCGACCCTGCTGGAGTAG
- a CDS encoding ABC transporter permease, with product MTVVRGGGSRAVRGKARNGFWARLFRRNRLARVGAVLVGLFLLAALLAPVLAPPQGNCRRALGMNETQTIPGPLAYLREVVATPDACLQMPRVGFAAQPNPPAPDAPLGRVNGYDIRYGLVWGTRTAFFLGLTVLATTVSLGSLVGLTAGFLGGAIDNLLMRLTDVIFAFPALVLILVLVAALGPGLLNIVIALSLVSWAGLARVVRSEVLRLRELEFAAAAQSLGASRARVALRHVLPNAIGPLLTIVVLEMGSLPIVAGTLSFLGLGTPLGYADWGQLIALAQKWIQGPPGQPFAYWYVTLFPGLCIFAYSLGWSLLGDSLAEALDPRNR from the coding sequence GTGACTGTCGTCCGTGGAGGTGGATCTCGTGCTGTCCGGGGGAAGGCGAGAAACGGCTTCTGGGCGAGGCTCTTCCGCCGCAACCGGCTGGCCCGGGTGGGAGCGGTCTTGGTCGGCCTGTTCCTGCTGGCGGCGCTGCTGGCCCCGGTGCTTGCCCCGCCGCAGGGCAACTGCCGCCGGGCGCTGGGCATGAACGAGACTCAGACCATTCCCGGCCCGCTGGCCTACCTGCGCGAGGTGGTGGCGACCCCCGACGCTTGCCTCCAGATGCCGCGCGTTGGCTTTGCTGCCCAGCCCAATCCACCGGCCCCCGACGCGCCACTGGGCCGCGTGAACGGGTACGATATCCGTTACGGCCTGGTCTGGGGCACGCGCACTGCCTTTTTCCTGGGTCTGACGGTGCTGGCGACCACCGTGAGCCTCGGCTCACTGGTGGGCCTGACTGCTGGCTTCCTGGGTGGCGCGATCGACAACCTGCTGATGCGCCTGACCGACGTGATCTTCGCCTTTCCCGCGCTGGTGCTGATCCTGGTGCTGGTGGCCGCGCTGGGGCCGGGGCTGCTGAATATCGTCATCGCCCTGAGCCTGGTGTCGTGGGCAGGACTGGCCCGCGTGGTGAGGTCGGAGGTGCTGCGGCTGCGCGAGTTGGAGTTCGCGGCGGCGGCGCAGAGCCTGGGAGCCAGCCGGGCGCGCGTCGCGCTGCGTCACGTGCTGCCTAATGCCATCGGGCCGCTGCTGACCATCGTGGTGCTGGAAATGGGCAGCCTGCCCATCGTGGCCGGAACCCTGTCCTTCCTGGGACTGGGCACGCCGCTGGGTTACGCCGACTGGGGGCAATTGATCGCCCTGGCCCAGAAGTGGATCCAGGGGCCGCCCGGCCAGCCCTTCGCATACTGGTACGTCACCCTCTTTCCGGGCCTGTGCATTTTTGCCTACAGCCTGGGCTGGAGCCTGCTGGGCGACTCCCTGGCCGAGGCGTTAGACCCCCGGAACCGCTGA
- a CDS encoding ABC transporter permease yields the protein MLTFVTRRLLALPLILLAVTFLIVLVMQLIPVEQRAAAYITDLAQLSRVPEIIKTNHLDASVFEQYWRWLGQALGGNLGFSRTSGQPVLSTLMARFPATLELTLFTLIPLIGLSVWLGSKAAVQRGQAADAVIRVIAVISYSTPSFVLGVWLLVIFYGALNLLPGTGNLSNDSAIYFLTGEIKRVTGLVTIDSLLSGRPDVFWDAIKHLIMPVFTLMIVGSAGLIKGTRTSMLEALNSDYIRTARAKGITERVVIRKHARRNALLTVITLAGLSVSGLLQGAVIAETLFGYPGVGAWAAQAAALGDLPGVLGFALLAATIVVLINLGTDLAYTIIDPRVRYA from the coding sequence GTGTTGACCTTTGTGACACGCCGATTGCTGGCGCTGCCGCTGATCCTGCTGGCGGTGACCTTTCTGATCGTGCTGGTGATGCAACTGATACCCGTTGAGCAGCGCGCCGCCGCCTACATCACTGATCTGGCGCAGCTCTCGCGCGTCCCGGAGATCATCAAGACCAACCACCTGGACGCCAGCGTCTTCGAGCAGTACTGGCGCTGGCTGGGGCAGGCACTAGGCGGCAATCTGGGTTTCTCGCGCACCAGCGGGCAGCCGGTGCTCAGCACCCTGATGGCGCGCTTTCCCGCCACGCTGGAACTGACGCTGTTTACCCTGATTCCGCTGATTGGTCTGAGCGTGTGGCTCGGCTCGAAAGCTGCTGTACAGCGGGGCCAGGCCGCCGACGCAGTGATTCGAGTGATCGCCGTGATCAGCTACAGCACCCCCAGTTTCGTGCTGGGCGTATGGCTACTGGTGATCTTTTACGGGGCACTGAACCTGCTGCCTGGCACTGGGAACCTGAGCAACGACAGCGCAATCTACTTCCTGACGGGTGAGATCAAACGGGTGACCGGACTCGTGACCATAGATTCCCTGCTGAGTGGCCGCCCGGACGTCTTCTGGGACGCCATCAAGCACCTGATCATGCCTGTCTTTACCTTGATGATCGTGGGCAGCGCCGGGCTGATCAAGGGCACGCGCACCAGCATGCTCGAAGCCCTGAACAGCGATTACATCCGCACCGCCCGTGCCAAGGGAATCACCGAGAGGGTCGTCATTCGCAAGCACGCGCGGCGCAACGCCCTGCTGACAGTCATCACGCTCGCGGGCCTGAGTGTGTCCGGGCTTCTTCAGGGGGCAGTGATTGCCGAGACGCTGTTCGGCTATCCAGGCGTCGGAGCCTGGGCCGCGCAGGCGGCGGCGCTGGGCGACCTGCCGGGCGTGCTGGGCTTCGCGCTGCTGGCGGCGACCATCGTGGTCCTCATCAATCTGGGCACCGACTTGGCCTACACCATCATTGACCCGCGTGTGAGGTACGCGTGA
- a CDS encoding GNAT family N-acetyltransferase, with amino-acid sequence MTGALTVRELGGLDELARTPPLARSIWGEADAPEDPILLHVLQHVGGLIAGAVDGQGQVWAYLVGLPTAQPDTQHSHRLGVHPRCRRQGLGERLKHFQRAWCLERGVTRVRWTFDPLLLANAHLNIHRLGAAAVTYLPNYYGEMTGINAGVPSDRFEVEWQLDSERVTAHLNGHAGDNWPAGEAFDPLHDGLPAETPDALAVRVPADYYRMLREEPGRALEWRRRTRPLFDSLFQAGHALVDVDVAHQQYLFRRRVVC; translated from the coding sequence GTGACCGGAGCCCTCACCGTCCGGGAGCTGGGCGGCCTGGACGAACTCGCGCGGACGCCGCCCCTGGCGCGGTCCATCTGGGGAGAGGCCGACGCGCCGGAAGATCCCATCCTGCTGCACGTCCTTCAGCACGTCGGCGGCCTGATCGCAGGGGCCGTGGACGGCCAGGGACAGGTGTGGGCCTATCTGGTCGGGCTCCCCACGGCCCAGCCGGACACCCAGCACTCCCACCGACTGGGTGTGCACCCACGCTGCCGCCGCCAGGGGCTGGGTGAGCGCCTGAAGCACTTTCAGCGGGCGTGGTGCCTGGAACGGGGCGTCACGCGGGTGCGCTGGACTTTCGACCCCCTGCTGCTCGCCAACGCGCACCTGAACATTCACCGGCTCGGAGCGGCAGCGGTCACCTACCTCCCGAACTACTACGGCGAGATGACCGGTATCAACGCGGGTGTGCCCTCCGACCGCTTCGAGGTGGAGTGGCAGCTGGACAGCGAGCGGGTGACGGCGCATCTGAACGGACATGCGGGTGACAACTGGCCTGCGGGCGAGGCGTTCGATCCTCTCCACGACGGGTTGCCCGCCGAGACACCTGACGCGCTGGCCGTTCGCGTCCCGGCGGACTACTACCGGATGCTGCGCGAGGAGCCGGGGCGGGCCCTGGAGTGGCGGCGGCGGACCAGGCCCCTCTTTGACAGCCTGTTTCAGGCGGGACATGCCCTGGTGGATGTGGACGTCGCCCATCAGCAGTACCTGTTCCGGCGGAGGGTCGTGTGTTGA